CGCGCCCGCCCGCATCGACCAGGTGCGGGCCGAACTGGACGAGCTGAGCGACTACCTGCGCAAGCACGAGGGCCACCGGGACGGGCAGCACGACGGCAGGCGGGACGCCGGTCACGAGGGCGGAAGGTGAGCGTGGCGACGGGACGTGTCGTCGCCGCCCGTTACGAGCTGTCCACGCTCATCGGCCAGGGCGGCATGGGCCAGGTCTGGACGGCGTACGACCAGCGGCTCGACCGGCGGGTGGCGGTGAAGCTGCTGCGCCCGGACAAGGTGGCCGGGCAGGAGGCGGACGAACTGCGCCGCCGCTTCGTGCGCGAGTGCCGGGTGACCGCCCAGGTCGACCACCCCGGCCTGGTCACGGTGCACGACGCGGGCAGCGAGGGCGAGGAGCTGTTCCTCGTCATGCAGTACGTCGACGGCGCCGACCTCTCCGACCACCTCGCCGAGCACGACCCGTACCCGTGGCAGTGGGCGGTCGCGGTCGCCGCTCAACTGTGCGCCGTGCTGAGCGCCGTGCACGCCGTGCCGATCGTCCACCGCGACCTCAAGCCGCGCAACGTCATGGTGAAGCAGGACGGCACCCTCACCGTCCTCGACCTGGGCGTGGCCTCCGTGATGGACTCCGACACCACCCGGCTCACCCACACCGGATCCCCCATCGGCTCGCCCGCCTACATGGCGCCCGAGCAGGCGATGGGCGGCGCCGTCGGCCCGTACACCGACCTGTACGCGCTCGGTGTCCTGCTGCACGAACTGCTCAGCGGTGACGTGCCGTTCGCCGGTTCCACGGCGCTCGGCGTGCTGCACCGGCACCTGTACGAACCGCCGCTGCCCGTGCGCCGCGTCCGCCCCGAGGTGCCCGAGGCCCTCGAAGGGCTGGTGCTGCGCCTGCTCGCCAAGGACCCGCAGCACCGTCCGGCCTCCGCGCAGGAGGTGTACGAGCACCTGGCGCTGCTGCTGCCCGCGCGCGGCATGCCCACGGGTGCCCCCCTGGACCCCACGCGCCCCTTCCTGCGCCCGCACGCCCCCTGGCCGGACCGCGCCCGGACCCCCGCGCCGCAGCCCGCCCCGGTCGCGCCGGTGCCGCCCGGGGCCGGCAAGCCCGACGTCGCCGCGGCCGTGGACGAGGTCAAGCGGCTGCTCGGGGAGGGCCGGATCACCCAGGCCGTGGACATCCTCGGCGCGATCCTGCCGGTCGCGGCCGACCGGCACGGCGAGCACTCCCCGGTCGTGCGCACCCTGCGCAAGCAGTACGCGGCGACCCTCCTGGACGACGGCCAGTACCGGCGCGCACTGCCCGAACTGCGCCGCCTCGCCGACGAGCGCGCCGCCGAGGCCGGCCAGGCCGACCCGCAGTCCCTGCGCCACCGCTACGAGGCCGCCCAGTGCCTGGAGCAGCTCGGCGAACCGGCGGCGGCGCTCGCCGAGTACCGGGCGCTGCTGCCGTACTACGAGAACCAGTACGTCTCCGGTGACCCGCAGCTCGCCCACGACGTGCGCCGCCGCATCGGCCACCTGCTGCTCGCCCTCGGTGACCGGCCGGCCGCGCACGACACGCTCGCGCGCCTGGTGATGGACGTCGAGCGCCTGCACGGCCCCGGCCACCCGCTGGCCGAGGAGGTCCGCCGCACCCTGCACTGGCTGGGGCAGGTGCGCGGCTAGGGCCGTGGCGCCGGGTCCTTGGCGTTCACCGGGCCGTTCCCGTGGCCCTGGCGGCCGGAGTTCCCCGGCGGCGGACACACGCCGGACACGTTGCGCCTCGTTCCGCCGGGCAGGACGGACCAGGGGCGGGGTCCACGGCCGGACACCGGTGGTCCGGGAAGCGCGGGCACGTCACGTGGGCGGTGGCCGGCGCGGCCGTCGTCGCCGGGGTGACGCGGCGGTGCCCGAAGTCGTGCTGAATCGTTGGTCGAATGGGTTGGCCAGAGCCGGGCCGCTGCCTACCATCGATCATCGCAAGACTTTGTGCACCGCCGCACAATCTCCTCAGGAGGTCCCCTTGCACCGCCGCCGTAGCACCGCGTTCGTCCTCACCGCCGCGATCGCCGCAGCGGCCCCCCTCCTCACCGCCTGCGGGAACGACGCGCACCCCGGCGCCGCGGCCGTCGTCGGCGGCCAGCGGATTACGGTCTCCGAGCTGGAGAACCGGGTGAACGAGGTGCGCCGGGCGCAGCGGGCCGCGGTGGCCGACGACACCCAGTACCAGCAGGTCCTCGCCTCCACCGGCAGCCTGACCCGCGACACCCTGCACAACATGGTCCTGGACCGGGTGCTGCACCGCGCCGCGCGCGACGAGGGCGTCACGGTCACCCGCAAGGAGGTCCAGCAGATGCGCACCGGTCTGGAGCAGCAGGCCGGCGGCGCCAAGGGGCTGGAGACGGCC
This is a stretch of genomic DNA from Streptomyces sp. TG1A-8. It encodes these proteins:
- a CDS encoding serine/threonine-protein kinase, producing MSTLIGQGGMGQVWTAYDQRLDRRVAVKLLRPDKVAGQEADELRRRFVRECRVTAQVDHPGLVTVHDAGSEGEELFLVMQYVDGADLSDHLAEHDPYPWQWAVAVAAQLCAVLSAVHAVPIVHRDLKPRNVMVKQDGTLTVLDLGVASVMDSDTTRLTHTGSPIGSPAYMAPEQAMGGAVGPYTDLYALGVLLHELLSGDVPFAGSTALGVLHRHLYEPPLPVRRVRPEVPEALEGLVLRLLAKDPQHRPASAQEVYEHLALLLPARGMPTGAPLDPTRPFLRPHAPWPDRARTPAPQPAPVAPVPPGAGKPDVAAAVDEVKRLLGEGRITQAVDILGAILPVAADRHGEHSPVVRTLRKQYAATLLDDGQYRRALPELRRLADERAAEAGQADPQSLRHRYEAAQCLEQLGEPAAALAEYRALLPYYENQYVSGDPQLAHDVRRRIGHLLLALGDRPAAHDTLARLVMDVERLHGPGHPLAEEVRRTLHWLGQVRG
- a CDS encoding SurA N-terminal domain-containing protein, giving the protein MHRRRSTAFVLTAAIAAAAPLLTACGNDAHPGAAAVVGGQRITVSELENRVNEVRRAQRAAVADDTQYQQVLASTGSLTRDTLHNMVLDRVLHRAARDEGVTVTRKEVQQMRTGLEQQAGGAKGLETAWLQKYGIAPGRLEDNLRLQLEAQKLATKLGTDTTQPAFWKALSKASGELHVDLNPRYGSWDVQKSSRVDAKTPWVREVTATGAQQPA